A region of the Equus quagga isolate Etosha38 chromosome 11, UCLA_HA_Equagga_1.0, whole genome shotgun sequence genome:
AGAGATCAACATATTCTTTGTGCCTCCCACTACGTCCCTCTTCATTGGTCTCCCTAACCCCAATACTTCCCTTGCAGATCTAAGGCCATACAGTCTGGTGGAAGAGGGCTGGGACTCTCTTGGCTTCTTAACACGTTCACACTCATTTGTTTCAGATTTTCAGTGCTTCACGCTTTAGGTGCACAAAGCAGAGAAACAGTTTTAATTAGAGGGTTTTTTTACATTAGGCCAAAGAATGATAGTCATCTCCATTTCCCTACGGATTGGAAAAAAATACACCTcaacagaaaataacaacaacagtcAATTAAAACTAGTTAAAAGTTTTTCCACGAGGAATTCTGTGAGGACTTGTTGGCTAAAGTTACCTGAAAATtagcgcgcgcgcacacacacacactgaacaTGAAGAGGAAGAAGCGCTCAACACAAGAGAATACTCTCAAGTATTCCTATTCCAGGTAAAGGGATAAATCGCTTCGCAGATTTCCTTCGCTGCAACCTTTCATGAACCTCCAGAAGATGCTCAAGTGACTTAAGAAGGCTGGGGAGATGGTCGTTGGGAAAGAACTGTTGGTAGTTGGCAACACTTCATTCCAGGGAGGTTGTGGCAACAACTCCCTCGGCTGCAGACATCATGGATTTTCCTCCCTCTGGGAACCAGAGGTCCCTCCGTTTCTGGTCTGGATCCCTTAGAGACAAAGAACTTCATTCTCTCCCATAGCAGTGTGGGgctgctggggagaggagggggtggaggggttAGAATTCTACCCCCAGGAAACACCCACAGGCGCAAACAGGAGCCTGAATCCTGACTCTGGTCCAGGAGGCGTGCGGGGCTGCGGGGCCCCTGCGACCAGGGCCAGGCCAGTTGCCAAGGTGCCCGTGGAAGGGGCCGCCCCGCGCAGGCCGGGGACATGGAGCGCACGGTACACTTTCACGAAGGGCGCATCCGCTCCTGaagcccccttctccctctcgaCTTCATTCTCTCGCGCCCCTTTCTCCCGGGGAGCCTCCGCATTCCCCATTTACCCGTCGCGCCCTcgccctttcttccctcctcctgaccCTCCCCCGGCTCGCCCCTCCCTCGGCAGCCCACCTTCACCCCGCTCCTCCGCGGGCTCCTCAGTCCTCGCCCCTTATCCCCGGCCTCCCCTCGCCGGCCCCCCGCACCCGGGGCCCCCgcggccccctccccgcccccctcgAGGCGGCGGCGGCCCCTCTCACAATAGCGCGGCCCGCCTCCCTCCTCTCCGCTCCCGGTTCgctccctcctgcttccctcccggCGCATGCGCCCTCCGGTCGGCGGCTGCTGCGGCGGTGGCGGCTACGAGCGGCTCCGTTTTTTTAAAGGGAAACGCTGAGGCGCCGGGGGTGACGCGGGTGGGGGGAGCCCGAGCCGCGGAGACCCCCAGGGGAGGCGACAGACCCCCTCCCGGAGTAGGAGGGCTTTGGGCGGacccatccctcccaccccctcctgaGGAGGAGGGGGGGGAAAATGGAGGCTCGGGGCGGCTGAGGCGAGCTCCGGGGCGGGGGGCCGGGGCGGGGaaggggggtgtggggtggggagacgAGGCGGGCCCGGCCGGGCCAGGGGGGGCCGAAGCGAGCTCCGGGGATGAGCTCGGGGGCGGCTGGGTGCGAGCTCCTGCCTCTGAGGcgaaggcggcggcggcggcagcagagGCGGCGGCGAGGCCCCCATGGGCCGGCGGCGGGCCTCAGCCGCGGCCTCCACTTCTCCGCACGCCGGCGGGATGGCGCCCGGGCCCCGGAGGAGCCGCGCTAGCCGAGGCCTGCTGCCGCGCTGCTGAGGCGAGCCCGCCaaactcccctccccctcctccgtCCTCGACCCCCCGCACCtcgccccttccccaccccctcctccgcCTCGGTCCCCGCCGCTGCTCCGGACCACTATGACCATGAGATCCGCAGTGTTCAAGGCGGCCGCGGCCCCTGCCGGCGGCAACCCTGAGCAGCGACTGGACTACGAGCGGGCTGCGGCGCTGGGCGGGCCCGAGGACGAGCCCGGGGCGGCCGAAGCCCACTTCCTCCCTCGGCACCGTAAGCTCAAGGAGCCGGGGCCCCCGCTGGCCTCCTCCCAGGGCGGGAGCCCCGCGCCCTCCCCTGCCGGCTGCGGCGGCAAGGGCCGGGGCTTGTTACTCCCGGCCGGGGCGGCCCCCGGGCAGCAGGAAGAGAGCTGGGGCGGCTCGGTGCCCTTGCCCTGCCCGCCCCCGGCCACCAAACAAGCCGGCATTGGGGGGGAGCCAGCGGCAGCCGGAGCCGGCTGCAGTCCCCGACCCAAGTATCAGGCGGTGCTGCCCATTCAGACGGGCTCTCTCGTGGCGGCGGCCAAAGAGCCTACGCCCTGGGCTGGGGACAAGGGTGGGGCGGCTCCCCCAGCTGCCACCGCCTCGGACCCGGCGGGACCCCCACCACTACCTCTGCCCGGGCCGCCACCCCTCGCGCCCACCGCCACCGCCGGGACCCTGGCGGCCAGCGAGGGCCGATGGAAGAGTATGAGGAAGAGCCCTCTCGGGGGTGGCGGCGGCTCGGGAGCCTCCAGTCAGGCCGCCTGCCTCAAACAGATCCTTCTGCTGCAATTGGACCTCATcgaacagcagcagcagcagctgcaggccaAGGAAAAGGAGATCGAGGAGctgaagtcagagagagacaCGGTACGGGAGGGGTTAATCTGCGTTCGGGACGAGCCGCGAGTTGTGCGCATGCTCGGGGGAAGGGGGACTGTAGGAGGTTAAGGTATCCCTTGGTTAGGGGTAAGGAGGTTGGCCACCAGCGGAGGAGTAGCTTAGGTGCCGGGTCCTTGGGACCCAGGCACACAGACACGTTGGGTTGGAGGGAAGGGTTAAAGGGCAACCTCCCAgtaggagggggaggggaagtttCAGGTGCCCAAGGGTTAATTTAAAATGACAGCCCCAGACTTGTGGGAAAGACCTGATTTGTGAGGAGTTGAAAATGAAAAGGTGGGATGCACATTTGGTGGCTTTCTGGAAGGGGTTAAAGTTAAAGAGCTTTTGCGTTAGAAATGCATCCTGAAGGAGAGGGACAGAGCAGCTGTTGCTCTAACCACTGCTGTAGCATCTTTAGATGGGAGGATAGTAGGCCTTTTAATTGGCAGAGGGGTAGAGGTGATTCACAGTGgatttctattttagttttcttaaatgATATTAAGAGAATCACTGTCTTTGATTTCAGGCAATTTTTAATGGGAATCTGAGTTATCAAACATGACCCACTGCCCAGCTCCCTTGTATAAGCATGGTGTTTAGAGGCTGGAAGATTTTGAGGCATCAGGGGAAAGTAAGCTTATTAAATGTATTAAGTggaccaaagaaaaaaatctctattttagAATCTTAGGGTAGTAGGGAgatcatttcttatttctttgtacttCTGAGGAGCGTGACTATATAGGCTTATTTTTACTGCAGCAGTAGTTAAGGGCACCTTATGTGTTAAAACAtattccttcagatatgaggaaAGCTGTGGTGGGGGGGGGTATTACTGTGCTAGCATACCTTACAGCTGCCTAAAAATAAACATGGTTTCTACAATTGTGTTCAGGCTGCagcagtctctctccctctctctccctctctctccctctctctccctctctctccctccctccctctccctctctctctctctttggcgTTGTGTGCGCCAAGGGCTGAGCAAGGGAGCAGAGGGCTATTCATTTTGTTTGCTTTCCAAATGAATCGCATCAGGCAGCGGCTGTTTTATTGGAGAATACATTCTGCAAGGTGGAATGGGAGCTGAAACAGGTCTCATTAAAATATCTCATGGTGTTGATTTGTGGAAGTTACTCAACATGGAGGTGGCACTGCTCAGCTACTGTACTGCAGTCTAGGGGTGTGATGGTACTGTAATTACAACACATCATATCCTTACCTGGGGGGGTGCAGGAAGAGAAGGACCAGTGAAGGagaagaaatcaaggaaatgTCACCCACAAACCGTGGTTAAGTAATGTTAAGGCTGTGCATCAAAACAAGAGATGAAATGAGAGTATGGCTGACAGGGGGTCTCTGTGCTGACTGTGGAGGTTTCTGCTCAGTTCCTGAGGTAATGGCCCCTTTGCAGACTTTCCTAGGCAGGAAAAGTGGGGTGAGTTAAGGATAGAGTGTCAGTCTGAACTTGGCATTCACTGCTTCTGTTGTGTGTTGCAGTCTTAGCGTTGCTTAAGCTTGTTTCTCTTATTCTAATTGTTGTTTGGCCTCTACTGAAATCTATGCAGCCAAGTGGATATAATGAAGGCAGCATTAATATCACTGTCTAACccaaataaaattcttattataGGGTATAAGTGGTGCAGTTGGCACCTTTTCTCAGAACATTTTAACATGAAGTTTTCAATGATAATTGACTTCCAGTTTCTGTTTGATTATGTAGTCCTCCTTTAATTAGAGTTTAAAAGACTTtgtttttactaaatatttagataaataggtgtaatttttttctgttatctcaAATGCAAGGCAATATGCGTATTTCATGATCCTTGGGATTTATGGGTACTGGTTTCTATTATAATTCTTCCAAATTGAATGTTCATTGTTTAGGTGgcaccctcccacacacacacaccacttttAAATAACACTGCACTGTGACTATGTGagtttttaattccttcttcATGCACTATTTGGACTTTGCCCTTGCGTATAGCGTTTTGGACTGGAAGTACAGAGGATAGGATTTGGAGAACCTTAGGGCCTCCTAAAAGAACATAAGGTTAAATCTGGAAACTCCCAAACTGACTTGGAGCCACATGGTTAGCAATAACAGAGACCATGCCATTTAAAAGGCATGTTGTGGCCCCTCCCAGTGAAGAGGATCTTCTTTCAGAAGAATGAACTACAAATTCCCCCATGCCCCTCCCCAACTAGGTTAGCCCCTAAAATTAAGCAGTGTACCTTGTCTTCTCTATTGTGTTTAAGGAAAACTATTCAGATTAATGTCTGCCTATTAAGAATAAGTTCAATTGCTATGGTCCATGGCAAGAGGCAGAAGACCATACTGATTCCTAAATGGGGCTAAGTacctgtgtttaattttttgtgttttgagtCTGTATTTTGCCACTCTCTTTTAGCTCCTTGCTCGGATTGAACGGATGGAAAGGCGGATGCAGCTGGTAAAGAAGGATAACGAGAAAGAAAGGCACAAGCTGTTTCAGGGCTATGAAactgaagagagagaggaaacggAGCTAACTGAGAAAATTAAACTGGAGTGCCAGCCTGAGCTTTCCGAGACATCCCAGACTCTGCCTCCCAAGCCTTTCTCTTGTGGGCGAAGTGGAAAGGGACACAAAAGGTGTGCTGATAACTTTGTTACAATGTCTGGACATGATGAGGAGACTTGTTTCCAGTGACTGAGAGCAGGGGATTGAGACTTATGAATTAGTTCTAATACAGTCATATCCTGAATTAAACTATGAGGTCTTCCCTGCTGAGAAACTATCCTGAAATGGTCTTGCGCGGGCTATAAAAGTCTTTTAAGAACATTTTGGTCACAGTAATAATTACAGAATGCAGAGTACATCATAAAGAGAATGGGCAACAAATGTGACAGCTGAGTTTCTTAAAACTATAGCAGTCCACTTCAAGTTAGGAAGTATTAAGTTCCTTCATTGTGTTAAGCACTGGTAGACATAAAAAAGTAAGATGTAACTGTCCTTGGACTCAAGGAAATTAGTCTAGCTGTAAGGATGGCCTAAATTTTGAAAACTCAGAATTCAGctgaaataaaatatgcagaTAGACAGCAGCGATACAAACTAGGCCTTGTAAGATTTAGGGATATTAAAGATTATTCTGAGTTAGAATAGTGAAACTTTAAGGAGGAGATGGATCTTGAAAAAGACGTACAGAATTTAAGTtggtgaaaaggaaagaagatggcaTTCTAGGAATGTGGGCATCAGGGGAGGGAGAAATTGGTAGGAGAAAGAGAGCCAGCAtatagcaagaaaaaagaaatagagcttGTAATTGACATAGTATGGGATTAGGGGAAAAGTAAGACTGGTCTGTGGTTGACGGGAATGAAATAGGCCACAGAGCAGTGGCACCTAATGTTAACTATAGGATCTTGAATAAAATAGGAACCTTTTTAGATTTAGTTGGCAATAGGATACCTTTAGAGGTTCTTATGCGTGGAAACTCACTTatgcaacaaacatttactaaggGCCTGTTCTGTATACTGTTAAGCATGACGCTGTCCCTGCTCATGACTGCCAAATGAACCCAGAGATTTAGATACTTGTATACTGGTCATTTTGGGGCAAGAGAACAAGGTAGTTCTCTTGCCCCAAAATGTAATGAAATCAGGTTTTATTTGAGtcaataaattttataatgttttcttcCCTATCTAATAGGAAATCCCCATTTGGAAGTACAGAAAGAAAGATTCCTGTTAAAAAGCTGGCTCCTgaattttcaaaagtcaaaacaaaaactCCTAAGCACTCTCCCATTAAAGAGGAACCCTGTGGTTCCTTATCTGAAACTGTTTGTAAACGTGAATTGAGGAGCCAAGAAACTCCAGAAAAGCCCCGGTCTTCAGTGGACACCCCACCAAGACTCTCCACTCCCCAGAAGGGACCCAGCACCCATCCCAAGGAGAAAGCCTTCTCAAGTGAGATAGAAGATTTGCCGTACCTTTCCACCACAGAAATGTATTTGTGTCGTTGGCACCAGCCTCCCCCATCACCGTTACCATTACGGGAATCCTCTCCAAAGAAGGAGGAGACTGTAGCAAGTAAGGCATAGAGAACACTTGCTCTTATACCCTAGTGGTGGCGGTCAAGCTAACAAGTGTGAAAATGcctttggcatttttaaaaaagtgcaatCAATAAAGCAGAGTTCTGTCAAGAATGAGTAAGTTAACAGCCAGAGACAGACACTGTGCAGGCATTGCAAATAGATGGAATTACAGCAAAATGTGCTCAATGTATTTGCCTGCTTACAACACTGGGAGATGTGTTTGCCAGTAAGTTGCTCATCACAAGAGCACCAGACTTGGGGGTGTAATCTCCAGCAACTTGCATGCCCTCTGAAAGAAGGGTTTTCTGTGCTGTGAAATGCATAGAACTTATACTTTGCCATGCACGACTGTTCCTGCAATTGATATTGTGTGAAACCTGGGAGGGTGGTCTTTGGGTGTTCTCAGGGGCCAATGGTAATTTTTGGGTTGGGGAGCCAGCTTGGGGTGGGGAATTTCACCTGGGCCTCCGCTCTTTAACTATATAAACATTTATCTGTATCTCTATGTCCCGGTCTGGGGGGCAGGAGGAATCTGCCAAAGACCAACAGTCTTACTTTATCTTACTATACTTCACAAAGGTTCTAAATGTGAAGAGTTTACTTGGATTGCAGTAGCCCATTGGTtgttcatatatttaaataaaatggtcTACAAACTATTTTTCAAACAATAAGGACTATCTTGGGATATCTGAGCTGcttggggagggtgtggggtgTGGGACCTTGGtcttcattcccttttttttctttatggcttccACACAGAGATGCTCCCCTATGTCCTGCATCAACCAGTAACTGGAATGTGCCTTCAATCGTGTAATGTTAGTCTATGACAGTCACTGCGGATGCTCCGGGGTGATGGTGGGGGAAGCCTTCTTGGATAGAGCTGCAGCCCCAAATTTCTACCACTGTGTCTTGCCCTAGCAGGGATGGGGATGGGAGTCCATTCCAATAAGACAAGAGCATTCTCCAGGCTTTGTTTGACTGTTCTGGTGACAAAATTAAGTGGACAAGATAGATTACTCTTCTTAATTATCTAAAATTCATTAGGCCTCACCCTTAAGAACATGAGATAGACTAGGACCCTGATCTAGGTTCAGGTTTTTTGTTGGTTCAGTCAGTTGAATAGGTTCATCCTTAATGGTTAACCTTCTTGCTGCCATGGCAATGCTGTGTAACAACTTAAGAGAAACCATGAAGCAACTTCCCATCCGGGATTGGGAAATGGCTTGGTCCGGAGCTGTTCTGTATGACTGGCTGTTTTTGAAAACCCTATCTGCCCTAGTACAGAAAATTCCAAAAACCTCTGAGATTGTGGGCATAGCAGTACAGAAAGAGTCTGATTCGGGGGATCCCAGCCCTTTGAGGAGCCTGAGGTGTGAATAAACGCGTGAATCTATTCTTGATGTCCGTATCTCAAGAGGAAGTCTCAATGGCTTGTTCTAAGGAAGCCAAAGTCTTTGTGCATGTTGTTCAGGCTGGACCAGCAAGGTAGTTTgtttggagggaggagggagctgttTAAGAAGACTACATATGTAAGTTTTGAGAACACtgatcttttatttgaaaaatagggTCAACTTTTACTCACCTGCCATGTTCTGAGTTTAAGGTTTGATATCCTTGGCCATCAACTGTTGCAGGGAAACCACcctaaataatgaagaaaagaagtcgtctcagtgtaaaaaaaaaagtggtgggcttattttcttttcttttgtctgttgttccctttcccctcccccagagagaaattctcaaaagaacaactcaaaaaaaccaaaatggctTCCTAGTGAGAACTTCAGTGATGATCCTTTCCTCCATTTTGGGtatgggctttttttctttttacactgaGATGATTCTTCTTTCCTGCATTATTTAGGGTGTCTGATGCCATCAAGTGTTGCAGGAGAAACTTCAGTCTTGGCTGGTGAGTAGAATAGGAATTGTGCCGGCTGGGCCTGGGGTGGTGGTTGGTGGGATGGTGGATGGTTGGGAGCTGCATTCCCCATCAGTTGGATGTGGGAAAGTGAGATTCCTTGGTGTATGATTACACTATAGACTTCAAAATGACTacaaatttcagttgtttttcaggaactgcaATAGCATCCATTATATGAATTGTCAGGTATTGGTGTAGGGTTTTTTGTGATCCTGTGTTTGGCAGACTGCAATGGCATTTTAGGTTCTTTTATACCGTAGCGAGGACACTGAATATGGCTTCAGGTGAGGCCATAGAATGGATTCCTATCACTTGGTAACTTTGTCTTATCTGGGGAGAGACCTCTTATCCTAGTGAATAGCAGGagggttgtgtgaccttggacttaAGGGTGGttccacccctcctccctttctttttttttttttcagttccttcttGGAGGGACCACTCAGTAGAGCCTCTAAGGGACCCAAATCCTTCAGACCTTTTGGAGGTAGGTACCCAAGACCTGTCTGTGGAAGGGAGTGAGAGACAGACTAGAAATAGGGGTATAATTTGACTATGTCTTAGTAACTGTATGGATGGGTTAAATAGAACTTAAAGCCAGAAGGGAACTTGAGAGATTATCTAGTCCAATGCGTTTGttgtatagatgagaaaactgaggtccagagtggttgatttattcaaaaataaatatctagGGAGTGGTAAAACAAGCTAGATTTCATACTAAGTAGAAAAGTTAGCATGTACCACTCAGCAGCAACAATATATATTGCAAGCTCATTTGACTCTTAAAAgtttgatgtttattttaaacttaGACTCTTACCAAGTATGGAGGTAGGGAGGGTTTATGGCAGTCTCAAGGGTTTCAGTTTGATGTGACTTTCACTTGGAAAGTTATGGAAATGATTTTGAAATCTGGAGATTCTGTAAGGGTaggggtggggaaaggaggatgtgttttgttgattttgttaccAGGAGATTCCCATGATATCCATAGAACTCACAGACTCAGGTGGGACCTGAAGGTGAAAGATTTTATATTCCTGGAAGCTGGAAATGAGCTAGTATACCTGTGTCTCACAGTGATGAAAAGCTTATCAGCATCTATTCTTTACACAGAACCTGGATGACAGTGTGTTTTCAAAGCGGCATGCAAAACTGGAGCTggatgagaagagaaggaaaaggtgaGGCTAGAGATATTCATCCTGGGAAGCTGAACCCTAGGACCCTGACCTCTCTCATCCATGCTGTGGAGAGTCCTGGAGCTCTTCACACTCTTAAATCACTGGCTTCCCAATTGGTTGAGTATCTTAGTTTGAAGTGGTCATTGTTGTAGGTGAAgatgtttggcttctttttcttcatgtatgCCCTTCTTCAGTTCCACTCTCTGGAACACCAACACGTGATCTAGACTGCTAGGCGTAATTCCCTAAACAGGCAGGCAGTTCTCTTTACTCCCCCATCAGGAAGAGTCAACAAAGATCTTCCTATCATCTGGATTGTATGAGTTGCTTTTAAAGAGCAGGTTTTCAGTAATGTtgcgtttgtttgtttgttttgtttgtctgattTGTTTTTCCCAGATGGGATATTCAGAGGATCAGGGAACAAAGAATTTTACAGCGACTGCAGCTcagaatgtataaaaagaaaggaattcagGAATCTGAGCCTGAGGTTACCTCATTTTTCCCTGAGCCAGATGATGGTAAGTTTTGTTCATGTAAAAGAGTggtttttcaaagaagaaaaagggtgCGAGGCTCCAGGATACAACTtgctgtgaatgaatgaacagtatTTTGGAGCAGGTACAGTTGCTAGACATTTCCCATCCGTGTCACTAACGAGGTCCCATTTGGCTTTTTTCCATAGTTGAAAGTTTGATGATTACTCCCTTCTTGCCTGTTGTAGCATTTGGACGACCATTACCAAAATTAACTCCACAGTAAGTATAAagttttttctccctcctctctcaggtAGCCTGCCCTTCACCTCCCTTTCAGATTTCATGAAAGCCTACATATAAGGTGGAACAAGTGGCTTAGAGATAGCCATGGTTCCTCAACAGAAGTGAGGCTACTGGGGCAACTTTTACAATGATAAGATTCCCAAGCCAGGAATTAGGAGGATTGCTTTTTGAGTTAGAAATAGATTATTCAGTCACTTTAATAGCACACTGTTGCTCTGGCTATGAGGCAGGAAAGATGACAAACTTGGGACTTGGGAATCAGGGCTAGGATTGGTGAGGGGCATAGTGTCTTTTTTGGAGTTACTCTCATTCCCGCATTGAATCCCTTCTAGTCTTTAAAGTTgatttgcttattcttttttgCCAGGAATTTTGAACTGCCCTGGTTGGATGAGCGTAGCCGATGCAGGTTGGAGATCCAGAAGAAACAAACACCTCACCGGACGTGTAGGAAATAGCTGTGCTGGCAGGAACCTTCTGTCTTCAGATAGTTGTAGCATGCCACTCCCAGAGAGTGGCAGAGACCTGTATATGTGACCTGTGTCCTCATGTATGTTATCATTCGCTGATAGTGCCCTTCCATACTCCCTTGATCTTGGTTCTGTTTTCATCACTCTGATTTCACAAAGACTCTTTCATTGGGCTAATTGTGAATTATGGAGGGTGATTGGGATTTCCTTTCCCTTTTGGGGGAAATGAGCTCTCAAGCTAAATCTATAGGATGGCAGATTTGGAAGCTTCAGGGGTCTGCTTCTATACATTTGCCTGTGTTAAAGGGGTAAAAGGGCTCTCTTCATTAGATGTGTGGAAGATGAAGCAACCCCTGCCTTTAGAGCTGTGCCTGCATGGCACTCTTCTCACGGTGGTATACCCTTCCTTATAGTTTGCATAGAGTGGTTTTTaccctaaaagaaaacaaaaaagcctcACCATGAGCTTAAGGACCAGATGAGGAATAACAAGTCAAGTGATGAAGCAAGTCATCTTCACAGGGTAGAAAAGAGATTGGAGAGTTGGTAGATAAATGTCTGAAAAGACAGTTGTTCTCTTAAAACTATTCTGTGATATAGCCATGTGGGAAGGGATGTTTGGCTGTGATTATTTTCGTAGTTAATGGGTAACTGAATTTCTTCCCTCatccctcaaaaaataaaatatttggaaaagagaatGGGGATGGTTAGTTTTGGACAAGTTATGGCTCCTAAACAAAAGCAGTTGGTATTTGGGGATGGCATGCCAGAACCTGTATAGATGTCCTTGCATCACTTCACTTCTCAAGTATTCCTTAGTTGGGCTTTATCCTTTTAGCTGAGCTCTTGGTGGTGGGATAGAGATgtagggagggtggggggtgtaTGTGGAAATATGTGCTTCCTTTGGCTGGCAAATGTCTACATCTTGAAACAAACAGATGTACCTAATGAGCTTCTCCATTCACTTTGTAAAGGTAGATTTATATGTGTACCATCTTGGTTCCCCCCCCCctccattttgttaaaaattttcagGACAGCACTCCAGGCCACTTTGGTCTCAGTGTAAGATCCCTGTAACTATCTGGAAGGAAAATAGAGCCAAGACCTCTGGTCTTAAATATATAGGAATTGCCTTTCTTTAGTCTTCAGGACTATTGTGTGAAAACAAGTAGGGGTCTAATCTCCTAGAAGGTAGGGGCTGTTATCCTTGAAGAGACTATGTCCCCAGATTATTAGCACTTTTAGAGGAGAAGCCAAGGTATGTAGGGTGTGTGGCCGGCCCATCAGTGGAGCATGAGAGAATGGGATACCAttgtgggaaaaaatgaaaagttcctCAGGGGCCTCCCACTGCTAAAGCTTTTTTTGTGAGATGTTGATCTGTGCTCCCTGGGTTTGACTTATAAAGGAATTATTCCGGCAGCACATATAGTATTCTTGGATGATCTTGCTgctcttatttctccttttatgtgtgtgtgtggctatgGGTTTTCATTTGTAACTCCATCTACTTAGGAGAGTGGGCTCTCCACAAGGGAACCTGCTGTGAACTTCTTTGCAGCAAGAAT
Encoded here:
- the MSL1 gene encoding male-specific lethal 1 homolog isoform X2: MTMRSAVFKAAAAPAGGNPEQRLDYERAAALGGPEDEPGAAEAHFLPRHRKLKEPGPPLASSQGGSPAPSPAGCGGKGRGLLLPAGAAPGQQEESWGGSVPLPCPPPATKQAGIGGEPAAAGAGCSPRPKYQAVLPIQTGSLVAAAKEPTPWAGDKGGAAPPAATASDPAGPPPLPLPGPPPLAPTATAGTLAASEGRWKSMRKSPLGGGGGSGASSQAACLKQILLLQLDLIEQQQQQLQAKEKEIEELKSERDTLLARIERMERRMQLVKKDNEKERHKLFQGYETEEREETELTEKIKLECQPELSETSQTLPPKPFSCGRSGKGHKRKSPFGSTERKIPVKKLAPEFSKVKTKTPKHSPIKEEPCGSLSETVCKRELRSQETPEKPRSSVDTPPRLSTPQKGPSTHPKEKAFSSEIEDLPYLSTTEMYLCRWHQPPPSPLPLRESSPKKEETVAIPSWRDHSVEPLRDPNPSDLLENLDDSVFSKRHAKLELDEKRRKRWDIQRIREQRILQRLQLRMYKKKGIQESEPEVTSFFPEPDDVESLMITPFLPVVAFGRPLPKLTPQNFELPWLDERSRCRLEIQKKQTPHRTCRK
- the MSL1 gene encoding male-specific lethal 1 homolog isoform X1; the protein is MTMRSAVFKAAAAPAGGNPEQRLDYERAAALGGPEDEPGAAEAHFLPRHRKLKEPGPPLASSQGGSPAPSPAGCGGKGRGLLLPAGAAPGQQEESWGGSVPLPCPPPATKQAGIGGEPAAAGAGCSPRPKYQAVLPIQTGSLVAAAKEPTPWAGDKGGAAPPAATASDPAGPPPLPLPGPPPLAPTATAGTLAASEGRWKSMRKSPLGGGGGSGASSQAACLKQILLLQLDLIEQQQQQLQAKEKEIEELKSERDTLLARIERMERRMQLVKKDNEKERHKLFQGYETEEREETELTEKIKLECQPELSETSQTLPPKPFSCGRSGKGHKRKSPFGSTERKIPVKKLAPEFSKVKTKTPKHSPIKEEPCGSLSETVCKRELRSQETPEKPRSSVDTPPRLSTPQKGPSTHPKEKAFSSEIEDLPYLSTTEMYLCRWHQPPPSPLPLRESSPKKEETVARCLMPSSVAGETSVLAVPSWRDHSVEPLRDPNPSDLLENLDDSVFSKRHAKLELDEKRRKRWDIQRIREQRILQRLQLRMYKKKGIQESEPEVTSFFPEPDDVESLMITPFLPVVAFGRPLPKLTPQNFELPWLDERSRCRLEIQKKQTPHRTCRK